The following are encoded together in the Babesia microti strain RI chromosome II, complete genome genome:
- a CDS encoding Mitochondrial ribosomal death-associated protein 3 (overlaps_old_locusTagID:BBM_II00230) produces the protein MRVLGRTSRSAGSQLSKLAAATSLVESRYPLTENTFREYGIKEGLLPKHLTLSNVAPFNQANVYLESPLHFSMNDCGKVAKFDTEELNRYLPEGLCGELTKDMTMLPENQPLGIVSRKTTMDLISQLSQYQASVSIAANGFLLDGKRGSGKSSILNHVVLWARQNGWLVIFEPDVSRYCREIGEIKRSNANIFIQSDFAANLLARIKESNGELLKKIPLNSKIFGLTSLDGSNVRYARRAFDPLIQKIIAQDLEDFQGDIDLERLRLWHKYRNDFKLPSIKMHLQPNTLLDIAEFGASNPPLANQALYELFEQLKQQTYYPLLIAIDKWNECFPVSEYLSVKYQGTKYHGWIPGYNLSIPRLFCRWDGSSYRRGLKIVATSWNRYKRRKFNPLLLGIRTNEIRTVRNFTPMEFGNYVANMHFNGTLHDFPPDKVPYYYMMSDGNGFEARRLLALLY, from the exons ATGCGAGTTTTGGGCAGAACTAGTAGGAGTGCCGGCAGCCAGTTGTCCAAACTTGCCGCTGCCACTTCATTGGTGGAATCTCGATACCCTCTCACCGAAAACACCTTTAGAGAATATGGCATTAAGGAAGGGTTATTGCCAAAGCATTTAACGCTGTCTAATGTTGCACCCTTTAACCAGGCGAATGTTTACTTGGAGAGTCCTCTGCATTTTAGCATGAATGATTGCGGCAAAGTAGCAAAGTTTGATACGGAAGAACTGAATAGATATCTCCCAGAGGGCCTTTGCGGAGAATTGACAAAAGATATGACTATGTTACCGGAAAACCAGCCTTTGGGAATAGTGAGTAGAAAGACCACAATGGACCTAATATCACAACTCTCACAGTATCAAGCGAGTGTATCAATTGCAGCTAATGGTTTTCTACTGGACGGCAAAAGGGGCTCAGGGAAA agTTCAATACTTAATCATGTTGTTCTATGGGCTAGACAAAATGGTTGGTTGGTTATTTTTGAACCGGATGTGTCGCGTTATTGTCGAGAAATTGGAGAGATTAAGCGATCAAACGCGAACATTTTCATTCAG AGTGACTTTGCtgcaaatttattggcACGGATTAAGGAATCGAATGGGGaattgttaaaaaaaataccGCTAAATAGCAAAATATTCGGATTAACTTCACTCGATGGTTCTAACGTCAGATACGCCCGTAGAGCTTTTGATCCGTTAATCCAAAAAATCATCGCACAAGACCTAGAAGATTTTCAGGGCGACATTGACCTAGAACGGCTGAGATTGTGGCATAAGTATCGCAATGATTTCAAATTACCCTCTATAAA AATGCACCTGCAACCAAATACGCTACTTGATATCGCAGAATTTGGCGCCTCAAACCCACCGTTAGCTAATCAGGCGTTGTATGAATTGTTTGAGCAACTAAAGCAACAGACATATTATCCATTGCTAATAGCAATCGACAAGTGGAATGAATGTTTTCCTGTATCTGAATACTTATCCGTCAAGTATCAGGGTACAAAGTACCATGGCTGGATTCCAGGTTACAATCTTTCCATACCCAGGCTATTTTGCCGATGGGATGGGTCTAGCTACAGGAGAG GGCTTAAAATTGTTGCCACAAGCTGGAACCGTTACAAACGACGTAAATTTAACCCGTTGTTATTGGGGATACGTACCAACGAGATACGTACTGTTAGAAACTTCACACCTATGGAGTTTGGGAATTACGTTGCAAATATGCATTTTAACGGCACTTTACACGATTTTCCCCCGGATAAGGTGCCTTACTACTACATGATGTCAG ATGGGAACGGATTTGAGGCACGGCGACTACTTGCACTGCTTTACTAG
- a CDS encoding conserved Plasmodium protein, unknown function (overlaps_old_locusTagID:BBM_II00240), whose amino-acid sequence MVVWDRMLVDSALACVFEILNYSTRKEIECRIRNTIGVTKSNVSKHGKDLVEEELDSTLCKFDLERLLPKIAENAYNSYTSILKSHSDGLTIVGDTKTFLMWRVFRQSIIHLIHTKVCNRFKNKVKSTLTDPSLYADPSISFKSYLTNQTLSHLMSKGYATQQLNCDLYPVYERLSVMDFEGKFTDLSGVNPAFHCTHVILTKKESSKILHNPINLLYSIPYQLNRDCALNLQAATSITALSINSKFTIKLHKDPDNVTAFIVVSKNNRPITLRFGGCSCTVANSLILVKGIEYGISISDSNAYLLAAFLLSFNIK is encoded by the exons ATGGTTGTGTGGGACCGTATGTTGGTTGACTCAGCCTTGGCATGTGTATTTGAGATACTAAACTATTCCACCAGGAAAGAGATTGAATGTAGAATTAGAAACACAATAGGTGTTACCAAATCCAATGTTAGCAAGCATGGCAAGGATTTGGTTGAGGAGGAATTAGATAGTacattgtgtaaatttgatttggAGCGATTGCTGCCAAAAATTGCAGAAAACGCCTACAATTCATATACTTCAATTCTCAAATCTCATTCAGATGGTTTAACGATTGTTGGTGACACTAAAACTTTTTTGATGTGGCGCGTTTTCAGACAATCcataatacatttaatacaCACAAAAGTCTGCAATagattcaaaaataaaGTAAAAAGCACGCTAACCGATCCCAGCTTATATGCAGACCCTAGCATATCATTTAAAAGTTACCTAACTAACCAAACACTTTCACATTTGATGAGTAAAGGTTATGCTACGCAACAATTGAACTGTGATTTATATCCTGTATATGAAAGGCTGTCTGTTATGGATTTTGAGGGCAAATTTACCGACCTTTCTGGTGTAAACCCTGCTTTCCATTGCACCCATGTCATTCTCACCAAAAAGGAATCGTCCaaa ATTTTACATAACCCTATAAACCTTTTATACAGCATTCCCTATCAGCTTAACCGAGATTGTGCACTAAATTTACAG gcCGCCACCTCTATCACGGCCCTGTCAATCAACTCCAAATTTACCATCAAATTACACAAAGATCCAGA CAATGTTACTGCGTTTATTGTTGTGTCTAAAAATAATCGTCCGATAACTCTTCGCTTCGGTGGATGTTCGTGTACAGTAGCAAACTCTTTAATACTTGTAAAAGGCATAGAGTATGGAATTTCTATAAGTGACTCCAATGCTTATCTTTTGGCAGCATTCCTCCTTTCATTTAATATCAAATGA
- a CDS encoding hypothetical protein (overlaps_old_locusTagID:BBM_II00255) yields the protein MGYEGFDRTITSICSQLIQLHDCLQRLNSIDITKMNDLELARLEYTKCRLLIAIYQVYLGVNGIGTTTKLDNDLKKANRYAEIIHDSCPREIKSRKLDIASMARIIKFHI from the exons ATGGGTTACGAAGGATTCGATAGGACCATAACCTCCATATGTAGCCAACTAATCCAGTTACATGATTGCCTACAGAGGCTTAATTCAATAGATATCACCAAAATGAATG ACTTGGAGTTAGCGCGATTAGAGTACACTAAATGTAGACTATTAATTGCAATATATCAAG TGTATCTAGGGGTAAACGGAATCGGCACTACCACCAAATTAGACAATGATTTAAAGAAAGCCAATAGATACGCAGAAATTATACATGATTCCTGTCCAAGAG AAATAAAATCCAGAAAATTAGACATTGCCTCAATGGCCAGGATAATCAAGTTTCACATTTAA
- a CDS encoding mitochondrial processing peptidase (overlaps_old_locusTagID:BBM_II00260), with the protein MASKLCRALSIQKRNFFSKCSQVPLEKYMSNPKFLPQTWNQPTTEISTLDNGLRVASVKTQDETVTVGVWIYSGSRYETAETNGTAHFLEHMIFKGTEKRTRVQLERQIEAKGAHLNAYTAREQTGYYAKCFAKDTTWCIELLSDILQNSVIDPGQMETEKHVILREMEEVEKSKDEVIFDRLHMTAFRDSSLGFTILGPEENIRNMKRQHLIDYINANYTTDRMVLCAVGNVDHNKLVADANTYMSTLRRGDKKERTEVKPFFVGSELLNRNDDMGPTAHVAVAFEGVPWDSPDVIAFMLMQSIIGTYRKDEGIIPGKISGNRTIHAVANRMTVGCADMFTAFNTCYKDTGLFGFYAQCDEVAIDHCIGELMFGITSLSYSVTDEEVERAKKQLLTQFLGMMDSTSTLAEEVARQVLVYGRRIPLSEFIIRLQAIDSEEIKRVAWKYLHDQEIAVTALGPIHGIPPLHDIRQKTYWLRY; encoded by the exons ATGGCCTCAAAGTTGTGCCGTGCCCTGAGCATTCAGAAAAGGAACTTCTTTTCTAAATGTAGCCAGGTGCCTCTTGAAAAGTACATGTCAAATCCAAAGTTCCTTCCGCAGACTTGGAATCAGCCAACTACAG AAATCTCAACCCTAGATAACGGCCTTAGGGTTGCTAGTGTAAAGACCCAGGATGAAACCGTCACTGTGGGCGTTTGGATTTACAGCGGTTCCAGGTACGAGACAGCTGAGACAAACGGCACAGCCCACTTTTTGGAGCACATGATTTTTAAG GGCACTGAGAAGAGAACTAGAGTTCAGTTGGAGCGGCAGATTGAGGCCAAAGGCGCGCATTTAAATGCATATACCGCAAGGGAACAGACTGG ATACTATGCTAAATGCTTTGCCAAGGATACGACTTGGTGTATCGAATTACTGTCagatattttgcaaaatagTGTTATAGATCCGGGGCAAATGGAAACTGAGAAGCACGTTATACTCCGCGAAATGGAAGAGGTGGAAAAGTCCAAAGATGAAGTGATATTTGATAGATTACATATGACAGCTTTTAGGGATTCTTCTTTAGGGTTCACCATTTTGGGTCCAGAAGAAAACATTCGCAACATGAAACGACAGCACCTGATTGACTATATCAATGCAAATTATACTACTGACAGAATG GTGTTGTGTGCCGTTGGCAATGTGGATCACAACAAACTGGTGGCTGATGCCAATACCTACATGTCAACTCTCAGGCGTGGAGATAAGAAGGAGAGGACTGAAGTTAAACCCTTTTTTGTAGGATCGGAGCTACTTAACAG AAATGATGACATGGGCCCTACTGCTCATGTTGCAGTTGCTTTTGAGGGCGTGCCCTGGGACTCTCCCGACGTAATCGCCTTCATGCTTATGCAATCGATAATAGGTACTTATAGGAAAGACGAGGGGATAATTCCTG gCAAAATATCTGGCAACAGGACTATACATGCAGTGGCGAACAGAATGACTGTTGGGTGTGCTGACATGTTTACTGCCTTTAATACTTGTTACAAGGATACTGGCCTATTCGGGTTTTATGCCCAGTGTGACGAAGTTGCTATTGACCATTGCATTGGGGAGCTTATGTTTGGCATCACTTCTCTCTCCTATAGC gttacTGATGAGGAAGTGGAGAGGGCTAAGAAGCAGCTTCTCACCCAGTTCCTAGGTATGATGGATTCAACCTCTACTTTGGCTGAGGAGGTGGCTAGGCAGGTTTT GGTATACGGGAGGAGAATTCCACTCTCTGAATTCATTATAAGATTACAGGCAATCGACTCGGAGGAGATAAAGAGGGTGGCGTGGAAGTACCTGCATGATCAG GAGATCGCCGTAACGGCATTGGGACCTATTCACGGAATACCACCGCTGCACGATATCCGCCAGAAGACTTACTGGCTGAGATACTAA
- a CDS encoding hypothetical protein (overlaps_old_locusTagID:BBM_II00265): MNPLYKQISKLGSLYTFLVQKSKFVVTNDNLTNKLCKIVRREIFDYLMSLSNMEGLNLRQVLHRLQNYYSKLRSLAIALEEVQCLTDDCVLTVLKRLSINGGDDKIFDDLYDQIMSVWVDMACQFVSNGIILKKFYITKTADFGWDVFAVDISKSPVSKEMSEKILYAGKAIYHLKLFNLESPKIIINESFEATLDHYYIENNLELVKCLVSNLREFVNVSNDYLFFRNCSFREMLLNVTFENQILTFPQIYGLIPEGSSKYLLIEPGLTNDIRGYINNFDSQFLDIKLNKLLSLVINDEFLMLWKELSHRIWILARIDRKLKMCWNTTDQHVTRYEMSHAIRWLRLYYHQVTIEANEIIIAHAASVDGLIGNVGKGVEFMKQSIICECELVELINLWLNNYNLDKCHLRMSKYISAMMDTGILKNLNFNSYYYYPLLAIINYLRLDVIFHNICVSVAS, translated from the coding sequence ATGAATCCTTTATATAAGCAAATTTCCAAACTGGGTAGTCTGTATACATTCCTGGTGCAAAAATCGAAATTTGTAGTAACAAATGACAACCTTACAAATAAACTTTGTAAGATTGTTAGAAgagaaatatttgattacCTAATGTCGCTAAGTAATATGGAAGGCTTGAATTTGCGACAGGTTCTTCACAGACTACAAAATTACTATTCCAAATTACGATCCCTAGCTATAGCACTAGAGGAAGTTCAGTGTCTAACTGATGATTGTGTATTGACTGTATTGAAGAGGCTTTCTATCAACGGCGgtgatgataaaatttttgatgatttataCGATCAGATTATGTCTGTTTGGGTGGATATGGCGTGCCAATTTGTATCTAATGGTATCATTTTAAagaaattttacataaCCAAAACTGCAGATTTTGGTTGGGATGTTTTTGCGGTTGACATTTCAAAATCGCCAGTGTCAAAGGAAATGTCTGAAAAGATATTATATGCCGGAAAAGCTATCTATcatctaaaattatttaatttggaATCtcctaaaattataataaatgagTCATTTGAAGCTACATTGGATCACTATtacattgaaaataatcTAGAGCTAGTCAAGTGTCTCGTGTCCAATTTACGAGaatttgtaaatgtatcaaatgattatttattttttagaaattgTTCATTCAGAGAAATGTTACTGAATGTAACATTTGAGAATCAAATACTTACTTTTCCCCAAATCTATGGTTTGATACCTGAGGGTTCAAGCAAATACTTGTTGATAGAACCAGGGTTGACTAATGATATCAGGggttatataaataattttgattcGCAGTTTTTGgatattaaattgaataaGTTATTGAGTTTGGTAATCAATGATGAATTCCTTATGTTGTGGAAAGAATTATCTCATAGAATATGGATCTTGGCGAGAATTGATaggaaattgaaaatgtgtTGGAATACAACAGATCAGCACGTTACCAGATATGAAATGAGTCACGCAATCAGGTGGCTCAGACTATACTATCACCAAGTAACGATTGAAGCAAACGAAATAATAATAGCACATGCAGCAAGCGTGGATGGGTTGATTGGTAACGTTGGTAAGGGTGTTGAATTTATGAAACAATCTATTATTTGTGAGTGCGAGCTAGTtgaattaatcaatttgtggTTAAATAACTATAATCTGGATAAGTGTCACCTTAGGATGTCAAAATACATCTCAGCTATGATGGATACAGGAATTCTTAAAAATCTAAACTTTAATTCTTATTACTACTATCCATTGCTAgctataattaattatctgCGTTTAGATGTTATATTCCATAATATATGCGTGTCAGTTGCCAGttag
- a CDS encoding hypothetical protein (overlaps_old_locusTagID:BBM_II00265), translating to MTMDLMITVYSNAIRESIEIKFAYVPATILQKWLLIFSDIFSNLTSDIAFKSAFAVPGSSPLPVPFIKFWQGVENLVESGDFKDALKKWNYKHIGGFRIFRDQLLSQSLNNNLNMQSVLMAARIAKEGGSSSSFWDQVTYNVKRMFKEQVTLDLISTMIYTHFATIVKRMGVRYVPKVVNYKEKYIKLLQETNECIKILIPNGTSVHAIDDIAMENDDLDVTIDDIVDLKSPIDDEIMGNLTHSEQIIQYQQDIQKLTSQIEALTNDLKHKELELNNAKNEALNSRENIFSIREESISAREEAAQVKQELKIAKEECSRLKQQLIIKNNNDETNAWEITSLKTQIEIKTTQLDKALVDNDKYCKMIANLNAQLDEYKDTLDIVNSELQMTKELLLEKTKKLEQSTGDIEELQGKIELSQSKNVINEHDIVKTREMEEKIQNLELINRDLQCEITLLEQEASGWKNAACELDIEKTLLSKQLAEKKMKENEKNVNRAQVCTKITSKRCIGVVPKLAAVRSANNVFKSALSHMETSDSFIGIKSGEENFRRISTTSTDDIWIYD from the exons ATGACAATGGATCTCATGATAACTGTGTATAGCAATGCCATACGAGAGAGTATCGAGATAAAATTTGCCTATGTCCCAGCAACAATACTTCAAAAATGGCTGTTAATTTTCTCCGACATATTTTCCAATCTCACTTCCGACATAGCATTCAAATCCGCCTTTGCTGTGCCCGGATCATCCCCTTTACCTGTtccatttatcaaattctgGCAAG gtGTTGAAAATCTAGTCGAGTCGGGAGACTTTAAGGACGCCCTAAAGAAATGGAATTATAAACACATTGGAGGGTTTAGAATATTTAGAGATCAACTCTTATCGcaatcattaaataataacttgAATATGCAAAGTGTCTTAATGGCTGCAAGAATTGCCAAAGAAGGGGGATCATCTTCCTCATTCTGGGATCAAGTCACTTATAATGTCAAAAGGATGTTCAAAGAGCAAGTGACACTGGATCTCATTTCTACAATGATATATACCCACTTTGCTACAATTGTGAAACGAATGGGCGTTAGATATGTTCCAAAGGTTGTAAACTATAAGGAAAAGTacattaaattgttacaagAAACTAATGAGTGtatcaaaatattaatcCCAAATGGTACTAGCGTCCAtgcaattgatgatatcgcaatggaaaatgatgatttagATGTTACTATAGACGATATTGTCGATCTAAAATCACCAATTGACGATGAAATAATGGGCAATCTAACCCATTCTGAACAAATCATCCAGTACCAACAGGACATTCAAAAGTTGACCAGCCAAATCGAAGCTCTTACCAATGACCTAAAACATAAGGAACTTGAATTAAATAATGCTAAGAATGAAGCTCTAAATTCTAGGGAAAACATATTCTCAATCAGAGAAGAATCTATCAGTGCCAGGGAGGAAGCCGCCCAGGTTAAACAAGAACTAAAAATCGCAAAAGAAGAGTGCAGTAGACTTAAACAGCAGttgattataaaaaataataatgatgaGACAAATGCTTGGGAAATTACTAGCTTAAAAACCCAAATAGAAATCAAAACAACTCAACTTGATAAGGCACTGGtagataatgataaatattgcaaaatgATCGCTAATTTGAATGCTCAACTTGACGAATATAAAGATACTCtagatattgttaatagTGAATTACAAATGACAAAAGAATTGTTACTAGAGAAAACTAAGAAACTAGAACAATCTACCGGCGATATAGAGGAACTGCAGggtaaaattgaattatcaCAATCTAAAAATGTTATCAACGAACATGACATCGTCAAAACTAGAGAAATGGAGGAAAAAATCCAGAATTTGGAACTAATTAACAGAGATTTGCAATGCGAAATAACTCTTCTAGAACAGGAGGCTAGTGGGTGGAAAAACGCAGCATGTGAACTGGATATTGAGAAGACTCTATTATCAAAGCAATTAGCTGAGAAAAAAATGAAAGAAAATGAGAAGAATGTAAATAGGGCGCAAGTTTGTACTAAAATAACCTCCAAAAGATGCATTGGAGTAGTACCAAAACTCGCTGCAGTTCGATCTGCAAATAATGTATTCAAATCAGCGCTCTCCCATATGGAAACCAGTGATTCATTTATAGGAATTAAATCTGGTGAAGAAAATTTTCGGCGTATCAGCACCACGTCAACTGACGACATTTGGATTTATGACTAG
- a CDS encoding conserved Plasmodium protein, unknown function (overlaps_old_locusTagID:BBM_II00270) translates to MNNVLVSSRVRSKCLGDPYTKLIQLKRTFRFLKAAQENNARVLILGNKFQSRINLDNFFLTSKNNFTHSPNFNSEIIDSASKNYDLILCLDPILFAKKLKNINLPRVLVSTVDDLYWHRDLIDSFDYLIPLTHDRTDQALHYLLAQRWKE, encoded by the exons ATGAACAACGTACTAGTATCTAGCAGAGTTAGGAGTAAATGTTTGGGCGACCCGTACAcgaaattaattcaattaaaGAGGACATTTAGATTTCTAAAGGCAGCACAAGAAAACAACGCTCGGGTATTGATCCTAGGTAACAAGTTTCAGAGCAGAATCAActtggataattttttcttaACTTCCAAGAACAACTTCACTCACTCGCCCAATTTCAACTCGGAAATCATAGATTCTGCGTCTAAAAACTACGATTTGATTTTGTGTCTAGatccaattttatttgctAAAAAACTGAAGAACATAAATCTACCTAGAGTCTTAGTATCTACAGTGGACGACTTGTACTGGCATCGGGACCTAATCGATTCCTTCGACTACTTAATACCCCTAACGCACGACCGCACTGATCAGGCATTACACTATCTTCTTGCGCAAAG ATGGAAggaataa
- a CDS encoding hypothetical protein (overlaps_old_locusTagID:BBM_II00245), with translation MSLNCFKSASPIKHIAHLLIANKFPLVIPQNTIITFPLGYQNIVYELTSKDETRRRQYAQIIGKIGIRKWDAGILWTHYKNKRIKIKKRRKVI, from the coding sequence ATGTctttaaattgttttaaatcGGCGAGCCCAATTAAACATATCGCGCATTTACTAATTGCCAATAAATTTCCACTAGTTATTCCACAgaatacaattattacatttccACTAGGCtatcaaaatattgtatatgaaCTTACTAGTAAGGATGAGACTAGAAGGAGACAATATGCGCAAATAATAGGCAAAATTGGTATCCGAAAATGGGATGCCGGGATATTATGGACTCACTACAAGAACAAAAGGATAAAAATTAAGAAGCGGCGCAAAGTAATCTAG
- a CDS encoding dual-specificity kinase (overlaps_old_locusTagID:BBM_II00230;~overlaps_old_locusTagID:BBM_II00235) — translation MPMDPYKSSKHSNHNYRSRYNGHTRYLTHGRYNRSMGYRRRDIVRRYSPYRRRDYRQKPSRSRYRHSPYRHKYYNRHRRGGNSGDSHQTKKESDDRDQINHFKWDEGMELDGRYIVKHKMGDGTFGRVLYCQDKKTNRNVAIKVVRDVEKYASSAKIEANLLFDIKKIDPEGNSKCVVLHDIFHHGRHICLVFEVLGSSLYDFLVQNNFKGYFIRDIQEIARQTLQSLAFLRKVKIVHTDLKPENILFTCRSDEYEICRDPRSSFSRGFTKRPCSADVKIIDFGSAIYVDEYHSPLINTRQYRSPEVILDIGWSFASDVWSLGCILIELYTGKLLFGTHDHLEHLAMIESTIGRLPANVIKDASKTSGSKYLNRDCTGLNWPNGAKSSSSLRRVKDCVPVSKLVLPVHKKFADFIEYLLEMDQYKRPIPEQAMSHPFLMDYLSEN, via the exons ATGCCCATGGACCCATACAAAAGCTCAAAGCACTCCAATCACAACTACCGTAGTAGATACAATGGCCATACCAGATATCTCACCCATGGGAGATATAATAGGTCTATGGGCTACCGCAGGAGGGACATTGTTCGCAGATACAGCCCCTATCGACGCAGGGACTACCGCCAAAAACCCAGTAGATCCAGGTACAGGCATTCCCCTTACCGCCACAAGTATTATAATCGCCATAGGAGAGGTGGCAACAGCGGTGATTCTCACCAGACTAAAAAAGAGTCTGATGACAGGGACCAGATCAACCACTTCAAATG GGATGAGGGTATGGAGCTCGACGGAAGGTACATTGTTAAACACAAAATGGGTGACGGAACTTTTGGTAGGGTTTTATATTGTCAAGATAAGAAAACAAACCGGAACGTGGCTATTAAG GTTGTTAGGGACGTTGAAAAATATGCGAGTTCCGCAAAAATAGAAGCTAATCTTCTTTTTGACATAAAAAAAATAGACCCAGAAGGCAATAGCAAATGTGTTGTTTTGCACGATATCTTCCACCATGGACGACATATTTGCCTTGTGTTCGAAGTTTTGGGATCTTCGTTGTACGATTTTTTGGTacaaaacaatttcaagGGATACTTTATCCGCGATATCCAAGAAATTGCAAGACAGACTTTACAAAGTTTGGCATTCCTCAGAAAAGTAAAGATTGTTCACACCGATTTGAAG CCTGAGAACATTTTGTTTACATGCCGTTCGGATGAGTATGAAATTTGCAGGGATCCCAGATCATCATTCTCTAGGGGTTTCACTAAGAGGCCTTGCTCGGCGGATGTCAAAATTATAGACTTTGGGAGTGCAATATACGTGGACGAATACCACAGCCCATTGATCAACACTAGACAATACAGGTCTCCTGAGGTTATTCTGGATATAGGATGGTCGTTCGCCAGTGACGTTTGGTCGCTAGGTTGTATTCTAATTGAGCTCTACACAGGGAAGTTACTTTTTGGCACACACGATCACTTGGAGCATCTAGCTATGATT GAATCCACCATTGGACGACTTCCAGCCAATGTAATCAAAGACGCCAGTAAGACATCAGGTAGTAAGTACTTAAATCGCGATTGCACGGGCCTAAACTGGCCAAATGGAGCTAAGAGTTCATCATCATTGAGGCGTGTAAAGGATTGTGTACCAGTATCCAAATTAGTGCTACCTGtacacaaaaaatttgccGATTTCATTGAATATCTCTTGGAAATGGATCAGTACAAGCGTCCCATCCCAGAACAGGCTATGTCACACCCGTTCCTTATGGATTATCTGTCCgaaaattga
- a CDS encoding hypothetical protein (overlaps_old_locusTagID:BBM_II00250), with protein MICIYVIIFAVTRCYGMDEEGRLLRVPSARQPISRDISFVNRDTQTMQLPVHCPIHTMIELSHHMAQSAPTDTPNAPSGENRMNNTRNGEGERIHNRRDIPHIQQPSNTEGSQNRVVVPWGDTYYVFRNPTHNLRPQLPMPVRWESHIILDLDNTVVPMGVGIKSYGERVFIFTINVIFFRMNRVSFGNTNVPIPPGSRNCIIWIYKEAGLYRVTVEFLHDGKWISKEYLERGPGVNMFRQISLHIHDSVNSEPNNPFANETITPINLMLPTELDINDPNWIRGIPQGVFVVDMPGNPLKYFEITGSRVQISRVKFGDIVVGFAGHSKRLIWAYKVNALKHVRIENYSTHIWYGELWTEVAPGSNSFRLVDCWAFPA; from the exons ATGATTTGcatatatgtgataatatttGCTGTGACTAGGTGCTATGGGATGGATGAGGAGGGAAGATTACTGCGAGTACCCAGTGCCAGACAACCCATTTCCCGAGACATAAGCTTTGTCAACAGGGATACCCAGACAATGCAACTACCCGTCCATTGTCCCATCCACACTATGATAGAGCTTTCCCATCATATGGCACAAAGCGCTCCTACAGACACACCAAATGCACCGAGCGGCGAAAATCGTATGAATAATACAAGAAATGGTGAGGGAGAAAGAATACATAATAGGCGGGATATACCGCACATACAACAGCCATCCAACACAGAAGGTTCGCAAAATAGAGTAGTAGTGCCTTGGGGGGATACTTATTATGTATTTCGTAATCCCACTCATAATTTGCGCCCACAACTTCCTATGCCTGTGAGGTGGGAAAGCCATATAATCCTGGATTTAGATAATACGGTCGTACCAATGGGAGTAGGAATAAAGAGTTACGGGGAGCGGGTGTTTATCTTCACGATAAACGTGATTTTTTTCAGGATGAATCGCGTTTCGTTTGGTAACACAAATGTACCTATACCGCCAGGTTCTAggaattgtataatttggatatacAAAGAAGCTGGGTTGTACCGTGTAACAGTGGAGTTTTTGCACGATGGCAAGTGGATTTCCAAAGAATATCTTGAAAGGGGGCCAGGTGTTAATATGTTTAGACAAATCAGTTTGCACATACATGATAGCGTTAATTCTGAGCCGAATAATCCATTTGCAAATGAGACGATTACtccaattaatttaatgtTACCTACAGAATTGGATATAAACGACCCCAATTGGATCAGAGGCATACCTCAAGGAGTCTTTGTCGTCGATATGCCAG GCAATCCCCTTAAATACTTTGAGATAACGGGTTCTCGCGTGCAGATAAGTAGAGTTAAATTCGGCGACATAGTTGTAGGTTTCGCCGGACACTCGAAGAGGTTAATTTGGGCATACAAGGTCAACGCGCTCAAGCACGTAAggattgaaaattattcgACGCACATTTGGTATGGCGAGCTTTGGACTGAAGTGGCACCTGGGTCTAATAGTTTTAGGCTAGTAGATTGTTGGGCCTTCCCTGCCTAG